A single genomic interval of Canis lupus dingo isolate Sandy chromosome 6, ASM325472v2, whole genome shotgun sequence harbors:
- the AMZ1 gene encoding archaemetzincin-1 — protein sequence MLQCRPAQEFSFGPRALREALVSADPALRQLYTSAFTPAERLFLAEAYNPQRTLFCTLLIRTAFDWLLSRPEAPEDFQAFHASLPPRRQSPARKHIYLQPIDLSEGPAGGALLEYLRNCTEAFFLGLQVRCLPSVAAASIHCSSRPSGDSDRLQLHTDGILSFLKNSKPGDALCVLGLTLSDLYPCEAWSFTFGKFLPGHEVGVCSFARFSGELLQSGPSASDPALAEGAADGPETPMQDGGQTLCFSALGMIQCCKVTCHELCHLLGLGNCRWLRCLMQGALSLDEALRRPLDLCPICLRKLQHVLGFKLVERYKRLYAWTQAGTRPRPGLDAGAPSVAEDTPPCSADSGLSCGSESEPGSSLSEPLTPDAWSHSFSVGPELESEDGLGSLAIPESPPQPGPPREAIEEHGRWLALCIQALEREVTEEELAQVDAAVDALAGWEMFTGHLPAPRPDLPCGRDGTGLRRVLGGTFSSLRRKLSARKLSKTASSPCRWRAEEN from the exons ATGCTGCAGTGCAGGCCGGCCCAGGAGTTCAGCTTCGGCCCGCGGGCCCTGAGGGAGGCCCTGGTCTCGGCCGACCCGGCCCTGCGGCAGCTCTACACGTCGGCCTTCACCCCGGCGGAGAGGCTCTTCCTGGCCGAGGCCTACAACCCCCAGAGGACCCTCTTCTGCACGCTGCTCATCCGCACGGCCTTCGACTGGCTTCTCAGCCGCCCCGAGGCCCCTGAGGACTTCCAGGCCTTCCACGCCTCCCTGCCGCCCCGCAGGCAGAGCCCTGCCCGCAAGCACATCTACCTGCAGCCCATAG aTCTGAGCGAGGGGCCGGCGGGCGGTGCTCTGCTGGAGTACCTGAGGAACTGCACGGAGGCCTTCTTCTTGGGCTTGCAGGTCAGATGCCTGCCCTCGGTGGCCGCCGCGTCCATCCACTGCTCCTCACGTCCCAGCGGGGACTCGGACAGGCTCCAGCTGCACACAG aCGGCATCCTGTCTTTCCTGAAGAACAGCAAGCCGGGTGATGCGCTGTGTGTGCTGGGCCTCACGCTGTCCGACCTGTACCCCTGCGAGGCCTGGAGTTTCACCTTTGGCAAGTTCCTTCCAGGACATG AAGTGGGCGTCTGCAGCTTTGCCCGGTTCTCGGGGGAGCTCCTGCAGTCGGGGCCCAGCGCCTCTGACCCAGCCctggcggagggggctgcagatgGCCCTGAGACACCCATGCAGGATGGAGGCCAGACCCTGTGCTTCAGCGCCCTGGGGATGATCCAGTGCTGCAAG GTCACATGCCATGAGCTTTGCCACCTCCTGGGCCTGGGGAACTGCCGCTGGCTGCGCTGCCTCATGCAGGGGGCACTCAGCCTGGACGAGGCCCTGCGGCGGCCCCTGGACCTCTGTCCCATCTGCCTGCGGAAGCTGCAGCATGTCTTGGGCTTCAAGCTCGTCGAGAGGTACAAG AGACTGTACGCCTGGACTCAAGCAGGAACTCGGCCGCGGCCGGGCCTGGACGCAGGGGCGCCGTCGGTGGCGGAGGACACCCCGCCCTGCAGCGCTGACTCGGGCCTGAGCTGCGGAAGTGAGTCAGAGCCGGGCAGCAGCCTGTCGGAGCCTCTGACCCCCGACGCGTGGAGCCACAGCTTCTCGGTGGGGCCGGAGCTGGAATCTGAGGACGGGCTGGGCTCCCTGGCCATCCCGGAGAGCCCGCCGCAGCCCGGACCCCCGCGCGAGGCCATCGAGGAGCACGGGCGCTGGCTGGCGCTGTGCATCCAGGCCCTGGAGAGGGAGGTGACGGAGGAGGAACTGGCGCAGGTGGACGCAGCCGTGGACGCCCTGGCGGGGTGGGAGATGTTCACGGGgcacctcccagcccccaggccgGACCTACCCTGTGGCCGAGACGGCACAGGCCTGCGCCGGGTCCTGGGGGGCACGTTCTCCTCCCTGAGGAGGAAGCTGAGCGCGCGCAAACTCTCCAAGACGGCATCATCCCCCTGTCGCTGGAGGGCGGAGGAGAATTAG